From a region of the Xanthomonas rydalmerensis genome:
- a CDS encoding DUF481 domain-containing protein: MSRRATLVSAIALLLLSTSPAWAADVATSPTATDPASSPWSGSGELGFASSHGNSSNESLNGRLKGQYVDGDWIHSLDLLALHASAEYVDTNPDGTTTRKRQTTSNRYTGSAGSALQLGEHRQLTASLRYERDDFATYDRLATIGIGYGTRIMDGDRRSLDVQIGPGVRRAHDVVENRNETGLIGRGLVDFKYGLTSNTELGNTLLVESGAYNTFAQNDLGISVSMNERLALKAGWQARYNSDVSVDKKKTDTLATMNLVYKFK; encoded by the coding sequence ATGTCCCGCCGTGCCACCCTCGTATCCGCCATCGCTTTGTTGCTGCTGAGCACGTCCCCGGCCTGGGCCGCCGACGTTGCGACCTCACCGACAGCCACAGACCCGGCCAGTTCGCCGTGGAGCGGATCGGGCGAACTGGGCTTCGCCTCCTCGCACGGCAACAGCAGCAACGAAAGCCTCAACGGCCGGCTCAAGGGCCAGTACGTGGACGGCGACTGGATCCACAGCCTGGACCTGCTGGCCCTGCACGCCAGTGCCGAGTACGTCGACACCAATCCCGACGGCACCACCACGCGCAAGCGCCAGACCACCTCCAACCGCTACACCGGCAGCGCCGGCAGCGCGCTGCAGCTCGGCGAGCACCGCCAGCTGACCGCCTCGCTGCGCTACGAGCGCGACGACTTCGCCACCTACGACCGCCTGGCCACGATCGGCATCGGCTACGGCACCCGGATCATGGACGGCGACCGCCGCAGCCTCGACGTGCAGATCGGCCCCGGCGTGCGCCGCGCCCACGACGTGGTCGAGAACCGCAACGAGACCGGCCTGATCGGCCGCGGCCTGGTCGACTTCAAGTACGGCCTGACCAGCAACACCGAACTGGGCAACACCCTGCTGGTCGAATCCGGCGCGTACAACACCTTCGCGCAGAACGACCTGGGCATCTCGGTGAGCATGAACGAGCGCCTGGCGCTGAAGGCCGGCTGGCAGGCGCGCTACAACAGCGACGTCAGCGTCGACAAGAAGAAGACCGACACCCTGGCCACGATGAACCTGGTCTACAAGTTCAAGTGA
- a CDS encoding winged helix-turn-helix transcriptional regulator gives MHRLASVLSDPLDEAPRGCADATLLRGQVFAQNCPSRAVLSHVTSRWGVLVLVALRKGTHRFGDLRRSLEGVSEKMLSQTLQALEADGLVQRTAYPVVPPHVEYDLTPLGEEAAAHVHALVDWIERNIGVILGGGAPLDAA, from the coding sequence GTGCACCGCTTGGCCAGCGTCCTCTCCGACCCTCTCGACGAAGCGCCGCGCGGCTGCGCGGACGCGACCCTGCTGCGCGGCCAGGTGTTCGCGCAGAACTGCCCGTCCCGCGCCGTGCTCAGCCATGTCACCAGCCGCTGGGGCGTGCTGGTGCTGGTGGCGCTGCGCAAGGGCACCCACCGCTTCGGCGACCTGCGCCGCAGCCTGGAAGGGGTCAGCGAAAAGATGCTGTCGCAGACCCTGCAGGCGCTGGAGGCGGACGGCCTGGTGCAGCGCACCGCCTACCCGGTGGTGCCGCCGCACGTGGAATACGACCTGACCCCGCTCGGCGAGGAAGCGGCCGCGCACGTGCATGCCTTGGTGGACTGGATCGAGCGCAATATCGGCGTGATCCTCGGCGGCGGCGCGCCGCTGGATGCGGCATAG
- a CDS encoding helix-turn-helix transcriptional regulator: MDRYERINALHRLLKSARYPVTVARLQDELGCSRATVYRDLAFLRDALMAPVEGDGEAGFRYESGESDRFELPGLWLSSEELHALLASQQLLARTGGGVLSSVLAPLQQRIESLLAAQAGATHWPVERVRVIPHRGRKLDEASFRTVASAVLERKRLSFDYRARSTDESTKRTVSPQRITHYRDNWYLDAWDHGRDAVRSFAVDRINHARLLDQPAQDVADAELDSQLAASYGIFSGAPKGWATIVFSPKAARWVADEHWHSKQQGRFLADGRYELKVPYSVSRELLMDVLHYGSDAEIVEPRSLREQAKALLSLALSNYSDD; this comes from the coding sequence ATGGACCGCTACGAACGCATCAACGCACTGCACCGCCTGCTCAAGTCCGCACGCTATCCGGTCACGGTGGCGCGGCTGCAGGACGAACTGGGCTGCTCCCGCGCCACCGTCTACCGCGATCTGGCCTTCCTGCGCGACGCGCTGATGGCGCCGGTGGAGGGCGATGGCGAGGCCGGCTTCCGCTACGAATCCGGCGAGAGCGACCGCTTCGAGTTGCCGGGGCTGTGGCTGAGTTCGGAGGAACTGCACGCGCTGCTGGCCTCGCAGCAACTGTTGGCGCGGACCGGCGGCGGGGTGCTGTCCTCGGTGCTGGCGCCGCTGCAGCAGCGCATCGAGAGCCTGCTCGCCGCCCAGGCCGGCGCGACCCACTGGCCGGTGGAGCGGGTGCGGGTGATCCCGCACCGCGGCCGCAAGCTCGACGAAGCCAGCTTCCGCACCGTCGCCTCGGCGGTGCTGGAGCGCAAGCGCCTGTCCTTCGACTACCGTGCCCGCTCCACCGACGAATCGACCAAGCGCACGGTGTCGCCGCAGCGCATCACCCACTACCGCGACAACTGGTATCTGGACGCCTGGGACCATGGCCGCGACGCGGTGCGCAGCTTCGCGGTGGACCGCATCAACCATGCGCGCCTGCTAGACCAGCCGGCGCAGGACGTGGCCGACGCCGAGCTGGATTCGCAACTGGCCGCCAGCTACGGCATCTTCTCCGGCGCGCCCAAGGGCTGGGCCACCATCGTGTTCAGCCCCAAGGCGGCGCGCTGGGTCGCCGACGAGCACTGGCATTCCAAGCAGCAGGGCCGCTTCCTGGCCGATGGCCGCTACGAACTGAAGGTGCCCTACAGCGTCTCGCGCGAGCTGCTGATGGACGTGCTGCACTACGGTTCGGATGCGGAGATCGTGGAGCCGCGCTCGCTGCGCGAACAGGCCAAGGCGCTGCTGTCGCTGGCGCTGAGCAACTACAGCGACGATTGA
- a CDS encoding prolyl oligopeptidase family serine peptidase — MSSLAHACLIAGLIAAGTAAAKETAMPQDPYAWLEDVTGTKALDWVKAQNAKTEARLADTPAFKAREAGIREVLDSDAKIPAVQKIGPYYYNLWKDRAHERGLWRRTTLDEYRKPEPKWETVLDLDALNKAEGENWVWHGANCLRPEYRRCLIALSRGGADADVTREFDLSSKQWIKDGFFRPEAKGGLSWIDADTVYLYTDFGPGSLTSSGYPRIVKQWKRGTPMSSATLVYEGKPDDMYIAAMHDDTPGYERDFVSRTLAFYNDEMYLRGADGHLTKIDVPNSANKGVHRQWLTLELRDPWTVGGTTYPAGALLATKFDDFMAGKRTFQVLFTPTETASLASFAWTKSRLVLNVLDDVKSRLWVLTPGEGEWARAPFPVGDLAFGSTSVDAVDADENDQVWLTSTDFLTPTTLMLADVQRGPKSIETLKAMPSFFDASKDAIEQHFAVSKDGTKVPYFLVRPKQLKADGSAPTLLYAYGGFEISMTPFYSGSLGRAWLDQGGVYALANIRGGGEYGPRWHQAALKQNRHKAYEDMAAVAQDLVARKITSAKHLGVQGGSNGGLMAGNMLMQYPQLFGAVVVQVPLLDMKRYSHLLAGASWMAEYGNPDTDDWKFIQTFSPYHLFDPKKSYPPVIFLTSTRDDRVHPGHARKMAAKMIDAGKDVTYYENIEGGHGGAANNAQAAHMQALAYSFLWERLSK; from the coding sequence ATGTCCTCACTCGCACACGCCTGCCTGATCGCCGGCCTGATCGCCGCCGGCACCGCCGCGGCCAAGGAAACCGCGATGCCCCAAGACCCCTACGCCTGGCTCGAAGACGTCACCGGCACCAAGGCGCTGGACTGGGTCAAGGCGCAGAACGCCAAGACCGAGGCGCGCCTGGCCGACACCCCCGCCTTCAAGGCCCGCGAGGCCGGCATCCGCGAGGTGCTGGATTCCGACGCCAAGATCCCGGCCGTGCAGAAGATCGGCCCGTACTACTACAACCTGTGGAAGGACCGCGCGCACGAACGCGGCCTGTGGCGCCGCACCACCCTGGACGAGTACCGCAAGCCCGAGCCGAAGTGGGAGACGGTGCTGGACCTGGACGCGCTGAACAAGGCCGAGGGCGAGAACTGGGTGTGGCATGGCGCCAACTGCCTGCGCCCGGAATACCGCCGCTGCCTGATCGCGCTGTCGCGCGGCGGCGCCGACGCCGACGTCACCCGCGAGTTCGACCTGAGCAGCAAGCAATGGATCAAGGACGGCTTCTTCCGTCCCGAGGCCAAGGGCGGGCTGAGCTGGATCGATGCCGATACCGTCTACCTGTACACCGACTTCGGCCCCGGCTCGCTGACCAGCTCCGGCTATCCGCGCATCGTCAAGCAGTGGAAGCGCGGCACCCCGATGAGCAGCGCCACGCTGGTCTACGAGGGCAAGCCGGACGACATGTACATCGCCGCGATGCACGACGACACGCCCGGCTACGAGCGCGATTTCGTCAGCCGCACGCTGGCCTTCTACAACGACGAGATGTACCTGCGCGGCGCCGATGGCCACTTGACCAAGATCGACGTGCCCAACTCGGCCAACAAGGGCGTGCACCGCCAATGGCTGACCCTGGAACTGCGCGATCCGTGGACGGTGGGCGGCACGACCTACCCGGCCGGTGCGCTGCTGGCGACCAAGTTCGACGACTTCATGGCCGGCAAGCGCACCTTCCAGGTGCTGTTCACGCCGACCGAGACCGCGTCGCTGGCGTCCTTCGCCTGGACCAAGTCGCGGCTGGTGCTGAACGTGCTCGACGACGTCAAGAGCCGGCTGTGGGTGCTGACCCCGGGCGAGGGCGAGTGGGCGCGCGCGCCGTTCCCGGTCGGCGACCTGGCCTTCGGCAGCACCAGCGTCGACGCGGTCGATGCCGACGAGAACGACCAGGTGTGGCTGACCTCCACCGACTTCCTGACCCCGACCACGCTGATGCTGGCCGACGTGCAGCGCGGGCCGAAGAGCATCGAGACGCTAAAGGCGATGCCGAGCTTCTTCGACGCGTCCAAGGATGCGATCGAGCAGCACTTCGCCGTGTCCAAGGACGGCACCAAGGTGCCGTACTTCCTGGTCCGGCCCAAGCAGCTCAAGGCCGACGGCAGCGCACCGACCCTGTTGTACGCCTACGGCGGCTTCGAGATCTCGATGACCCCGTTCTACTCGGGCAGCCTCGGCCGCGCCTGGCTCGACCAGGGCGGCGTGTACGCGCTGGCCAACATCCGCGGCGGCGGCGAGTATGGCCCGCGCTGGCACCAGGCGGCGCTGAAGCAGAACCGGCACAAGGCCTACGAGGACATGGCGGCGGTGGCGCAGGACCTGGTCGCGCGCAAGATCACCTCGGCCAAGCACCTGGGCGTGCAGGGCGGCAGCAACGGCGGGCTGATGGCCGGCAACATGCTGATGCAGTACCCGCAGCTGTTCGGCGCGGTGGTGGTGCAGGTGCCGTTGCTGGACATGAAGCGCTACAGCCACCTGCTGGCCGGTGCGTCGTGGATGGCCGAGTACGGCAACCCGGACACCGACGACTGGAAGTTCATCCAGACCTTCTCGCCGTACCACCTGTTCGATCCGAAGAAGAGCTATCCGCCGGTGATCTTCCTGACCTCCACCCGCGACGACCGCGTACACCCGGGCCATGCGCGGAAGATGGCGGCGAAGATGATCGACGCCGGCAAGGACGTGACCTACTACGAGAACATCGAAGGCGGTCATGGCGGCGCGGCCAACAACGCGCAGGCGGCGCACATGCAGGCGCTGGCGTACAGCTTCCTGTGGGAGCGGCTGTCCAAGTGA
- a CDS encoding GNAT family N-acetyltransferase, with amino-acid sequence MLTYREATASDLPAICALGEEVNALHHAASPHIFAGPGAADRDAAHWTRSIGQNDATTFVAEAQGVLVGFVTVGIVVESHSLLQPMRFGRVGSVGITRSHRGQGIGPALMQRAHDWVARRGGVEMRLNVWAFNRHALHVYEELGYDVRSLTLVKPLTDDV; translated from the coding sequence ATGCTCACCTATCGCGAAGCCACCGCATCCGATCTGCCCGCGATCTGCGCGCTCGGCGAGGAAGTCAATGCACTCCACCATGCGGCGTCCCCCCACATCTTCGCTGGCCCAGGCGCCGCGGACCGCGACGCGGCGCACTGGACGCGCAGCATCGGCCAGAACGATGCCACCACCTTCGTCGCCGAGGCGCAGGGCGTGCTCGTCGGCTTCGTCACGGTCGGCATCGTCGTGGAATCGCACTCATTGCTGCAGCCCATGCGCTTCGGCCGGGTGGGCAGCGTGGGCATCACCCGCAGCCATCGCGGCCAGGGCATCGGCCCGGCGCTGATGCAGCGCGCGCACGACTGGGTGGCGCGACGCGGCGGGGTCGAAATGCGTCTGAACGTCTGGGCCTTCAACAGGCACGCGCTGCACGTGTATGAAGAACTGGGCTACGACGTGCGTTCGCTGACGCTGGTCAAGCCGTTGACCGACGACGTCTGA
- the hemC gene encoding hydroxymethylbilane synthase — protein MKILRIATRKSPLALWQSEHVAACLRRAHPHLDVVLVPMSTRGDEVLDRSLAAIGGKGLFLKELELAMLRGEADCAVHSLKDVPMELDPPFVLPAILPRADPADALISNLYASLDALPLGARVGTSSLRRQAQLRARRPDLELLDLRGNVNTRLAKLDNGGYDGIVLACAGLQRLGLDGRITQRLQAPDWLPAPAQGAIAVECREDASAALALFAALDDAPTRTCVEAERAMNRALHGSCHVPVAAFAQWRGDDLLLQGLVGGVADGRLVRADLQRSAQDPQALGQAVAEALLGAGARELLDVDLPG, from the coding sequence ATGAAGATCCTGCGCATCGCTACCCGCAAGAGTCCGCTCGCCCTGTGGCAGAGCGAGCATGTCGCCGCCTGCCTGCGCCGCGCGCACCCGCATCTGGACGTAGTGCTGGTGCCGATGAGCACCCGCGGCGACGAAGTCCTGGACCGCTCGCTGGCGGCGATCGGCGGCAAGGGCCTGTTCCTCAAGGAGCTGGAACTGGCGATGCTGCGCGGCGAGGCCGATTGCGCGGTGCATTCGCTCAAGGACGTGCCGATGGAGCTGGACCCGCCGTTCGTGCTGCCGGCGATCCTGCCGCGCGCCGATCCGGCCGATGCGCTGATCTCCAACCTCTACGCCTCGCTGGACGCGCTGCCGCTCGGCGCGCGCGTCGGCACCTCCTCGCTGCGGCGGCAGGCGCAGCTGCGCGCGCGGCGCCCGGACCTGGAGCTGCTGGACCTGCGCGGCAACGTCAACACGCGCCTGGCCAAGCTCGACAACGGTGGCTACGACGGCATCGTGCTGGCCTGCGCCGGCCTGCAGCGGCTGGGCCTGGACGGACGCATCACCCAGCGCCTGCAGGCGCCGGACTGGCTGCCGGCGCCGGCGCAGGGCGCGATCGCGGTGGAGTGCCGCGAGGACGCCAGTGCCGCACTGGCGCTGTTCGCCGCGCTCGACGACGCGCCGACCCGTACCTGCGTGGAGGCCGAGCGGGCGATGAACCGTGCCCTGCATGGCAGTTGCCACGTGCCGGTGGCCGCTTTCGCGCAATGGCGTGGCGACGACCTGCTGCTGCAGGGCTTGGTCGGCGGCGTCGCCGACGGGCGCCTGGTGCGCGCCGACCTGCAGCGCAGTGCGCAGGATCCGCAGGCCCTGGGCCAAGCCGTGGCCGAGGCCCTGCTCGGCGCCGGCGCGCGCGAATTGCTGGATGTGGACCTGCCGGGCTGA
- a CDS encoding lipocalin family protein: MRLLSLFASVLLLGMAVPLPTARAKAPDPEQEPAQPPIDLQRFMGRWYVIAHIPYFAERGHVASSDEYTLEEDGKIAVRYEYRNGFDEPVKELKSRATVKEGTGNRRWTTWFFRMVPTKYRILEVAPDYSWALIDYPGRDLAWVFARSPNMSHKQYRELVDKLDHQYGVNIDKLKRVAQHRDQVGKLGFEVPNKP, translated from the coding sequence ATGCGCCTGCTTTCCCTGTTCGCTTCCGTGCTGCTGCTGGGCATGGCCGTCCCGTTGCCGACGGCCCGCGCCAAGGCGCCGGACCCGGAACAGGAGCCGGCGCAGCCGCCGATCGACCTGCAGCGCTTCATGGGCCGCTGGTACGTGATCGCGCACATCCCGTATTTCGCCGAGCGCGGCCACGTCGCCAGCAGCGACGAGTACACCCTCGAGGAAGACGGCAAGATCGCGGTGCGCTACGAGTACCGCAACGGCTTCGACGAGCCGGTCAAGGAGCTCAAGTCGCGCGCCACGGTCAAGGAAGGCACCGGCAACCGCCGCTGGACCACCTGGTTCTTCAGGATGGTGCCCACCAAATACCGCATCCTGGAAGTGGCGCCGGACTATTCCTGGGCGCTGATCGACTACCCCGGCCGCGACCTGGCCTGGGTATTCGCGCGCTCGCCGAACATGAGCCACAAGCAGTACCGCGAGCTGGTGGACAAGCTGGACCACCAGTACGGGGTCAATATCGACAAGCTCAAGCGCGTGGCGCAACACCGCGACCAGGTCGGCAAGCTCGGCTTCGAAGTGCCGAACAAGCCCTGA